A segment of the uncultured Desulfobulbus sp. genome:
CTCTCCCGGCTCCAGGACGCGATCGGTGGGAACGGCATGCGGTTTGGCCGCATTGGTGCCAAAGGCGACTATGGTCTCAAAACTTGGGCCTGACGCCCCCATCTCCCGCATGGTCAGTTCCAGGGCAAGCGCAATTTCCCGCTCGGTCATCCCCGGCTCAATGGTCTGATAGACCGCCTGAAACACCTTTTCATTGAGTGCCTGCGAGCGTCTGAGCAGCTCAAGCTCCTGCGCATCCTTGACGGCTCTGTATTTTTCGATCAGACCAGATTGAGCCTTCAGGGTCAGTTCCTGCTTCGCAGCCATCTTCTCAAGCTTTTGAAAGGTCGAGTACAGAAAATAATCACTTTCAAAAGCCAAGCTCTGCACCTTCAGGGTCCGACAATGCTTTTCCACTGCCTGAAGTAATCCCTTGGTGTAGGTGTCCACCGTATAGAGCGGTGCCTCGGCTTCCGCCTGCAAAGTGAAGCGGGAGTCGGTCAGGAGCAGGGGCTGTCCCGAGGCCGGAATCAATAGAAAGCCCGCTGTTTCCTGAATACCATGATCGGGTGCGGTGTAGCCGCTCAGGTAGTGACGGTTATCCGGTTGCGAGACAAGCAGGGCATCTATTTTTCGACGGCGCAGGCTCTGCTGGACTCGTTCGATTCTTTCCTGCTGAGGGGCATACATGATTAAATCCCAAACCAGGCTGAAAGTTGGGCCTTGAACTGCTGCAGGGCCTGCCCGTACTGGCCATCCAACTCTGCCTCAAGTTTGGACCACTGTTCCTTGAACTGTGGCTCGGTAGTCGGGTCAAAGTCTATACTGTCGGGCTGCATCCCTTTACTCATCATTACCTGTTCGATCTGCATACGGATTTGCTGGGCAAGCTGGTCACGCAGCTGCTGACGATGTTGACCATACTGCAGGGCGATGGTCTGCAATTCCTGGCAGAGAGCGCCCACATCGGCTGAGGCGGCATTGAGCTCCACAATACCGGCAATGGCCCGCTGCAGCCGTTCCTTACCTTCTTCGTCACGGGGCAGAAAGAGGTTGCGTACCAGGGATCGCAGCATCCCTTTAACAATCACCTGCTGGTCTTCTTGCGGAAAGGTGCCGAGAATTTCTCCAAGCGTGGCAATGCTGCCGTTTAAAAATTCGACCGTGCTCTGCATGCCCTTTTTGGTATTTTCTTCCTGACGCATTTCCTCTGGTGTTGCCATGCCCATACGGGCAGCACGCTCCATTACCAGATCCATGGTCGATTTAATTTCAGCCATTGACGAATTCTCCTTATCGTTCACTCGAAAAAGGATGGCGGGCTCTGAGGAAATATGCTTTTTGCCGACCATCCCTGCATTGAAGGGCAGTAATTGAAATATTATATGTTTGCCCTCCTGGCAAAAAGGGACAACGTTGTTACATTTTCTCTCTGTAAGCATGGGGATTTGGCACCCAACACAGAGGGCTGTCTTGAATGATTAGATTTTTCAATCAAGATCAAGGCATGCGCAAAATTTTACCGCAGGCATATG
Coding sequences within it:
- a CDS encoding DUF6657 family protein, giving the protein MAEIKSTMDLVMERAARMGMATPEEMRQEENTKKGMQSTVEFLNGSIATLGEILGTFPQEDQQVIVKGMLRSLVRNLFLPRDEEGKERLQRAIAGIVELNAASADVGALCQELQTIALQYGQHRQQLRDQLAQQIRMQIEQVMMSKGMQPDSIDFDPTTEPQFKEQWSKLEAELDGQYGQALQQFKAQLSAWFGI
- a CDS encoding Xaa-Pro peptidase family protein — translated: MYAPQQERIERVQQSLRRRKIDALLVSQPDNRHYLSGYTAPDHGIQETAGFLLIPASGQPLLLTDSRFTLQAEAEAPLYTVDTYTKGLLQAVEKHCRTLKVQSLAFESDYFLYSTFQKLEKMAAKQELTLKAQSGLIEKYRAVKDAQELELLRRSQALNEKVFQAVYQTIEPGMTEREIALALELTMREMGASGPSFETIVAFGTNAAKPHAVPTDRVLEPGELVLIDMGLILNGYCSDMTRTFVAGKPDQRFIERHRIVRQAMLAGIGAIRAGATGVEVDRAARQVLSEAGYGDAFGHGLGHGVGIAVHEDPRLSPRGTNKLEAGMVVTVEPGLYLADWGGIRLENMVIVTEEGAEVINQDTTSLDL